The following proteins are co-located in the Chryseobacterium daecheongense genome:
- a CDS encoding glycosyltransferase, translating to MKKISVIFILPDLETGGAERIITTIANHLSRDHFEPKILLLRKQGGYLSFLEKDVEIIDINTERIRHSLKPILSEIYKRKPDIVFSGFGEVNAYLSLFIKLFPRTKFIARETNVVSEHVTRKEIKFFYNFYNNYQRIIAQSDDMMRDLMKNFNIKSDKIVKINNPVDFDFINQKLAVSQKPECFAYNYKNVVAIGNLSSRKGFDNLLKVFSRLKNENILLHILGDGKDKEILHQMKDFLGLKHVFFHGRQENPYQYLKYADLFILSSRYEGFPNVLLEAGACGTYALANNCPGGINEIIQHQVNGEISDINNHEDFSQKIMSILHQTYDKEAIKSSIKSRFSKNIILDKYEKLLLDVVRNS from the coding sequence ATGAAAAAGATTTCTGTTATTTTTATTCTGCCGGATTTGGAAACCGGAGGTGCAGAAAGAATTATTACCACAATTGCAAATCATCTTTCACGGGATCATTTTGAACCTAAGATTTTGCTTTTACGGAAACAAGGAGGTTATCTTAGCTTTCTTGAAAAAGATGTTGAAATTATTGATATCAATACAGAAAGAATCAGACATTCATTAAAGCCTATTTTATCGGAGATCTATAAAAGGAAACCTGATATTGTATTTTCAGGATTTGGTGAGGTAAATGCTTATTTATCATTGTTTATAAAGCTTTTTCCAAGGACGAAGTTCATTGCCAGAGAAACAAATGTGGTAAGTGAGCATGTGACGCGGAAAGAAATTAAATTCTTTTATAATTTTTATAATAACTATCAACGGATCATCGCACAAAGTGATGACATGATGAGGGATCTGATGAAGAACTTCAATATAAAATCGGATAAGATTGTGAAGATCAATAATCCGGTGGATTTTGATTTTATCAATCAGAAACTTGCCGTTTCCCAAAAGCCGGAATGCTTTGCGTACAATTACAAAAATGTTGTGGCCATTGGAAATTTATCTTCAAGAAAAGGATTCGATAACTTGCTGAAAGTTTTTTCCCGATTAAAAAATGAAAATATTCTGCTCCATATTCTGGGGGATGGAAAAGACAAAGAAATCCTGCATCAGATGAAAGATTTTCTGGGATTAAAACATGTATTTTTCCATGGAAGACAGGAGAATCCCTATCAATACTTAAAATACGCGGACCTTTTCATTCTTTCTTCAAGATATGAGGGATTTCCTAATGTATTATTGGAAGCCGGTGCTTGTGGAACTTATGCTCTTGCCAACAACTGTCCCGGAGGTATTAATGAAATCATCCAACATCAGGTAAACGGTGAGATTTCGGATATCAATAATCATGAAGATTTTTCCCAAAAGATCATGAGTATCTTGCATCAGACCTATGATAAAGAAGCCATTAAAAGTTCTATTAAATCAAGGTTCTCCAAGAATATTATTCTCGATAAATACGAAAAACTTCTGTTGGATGTAGTTCGTAATTCATAA
- a CDS encoding DUF4476 domain-containing protein: MKNIFIGLAMFTGIYSFAQEAGKAGELLKNEASVTEMKSSAAKGNQQNNTTKSNSGFRNGNQNNGFKNPNYHWNQNYGYAEVFLRIPELGYFTVELGDQSISNNSGKYRFFDLQSGRMPISIYDNGFLIYRSTLMLRNNNRLVLDFFTNEGLYLLDSYPVQDGSYGFNDWNDIWNNPYGNQSGNWNQPGNTMDARTFSQFFEMLQNNEKFDDGKIALINQQMRTSFFTSQQIRDLVKSLSFDKNKLTLAKSMYRKCADKNRYFMVYDAFDFESSKRELMEYIANS; encoded by the coding sequence ATGAAAAATATATTTATTGGTTTAGCGATGTTTACCGGAATTTATTCTTTTGCTCAGGAAGCTGGAAAAGCAGGAGAACTGTTAAAAAATGAAGCTTCCGTGACTGAAATGAAATCTTCAGCGGCCAAAGGAAATCAACAAAATAATACTACTAAAAGCAATTCAGGCTTTCGAAACGGTAATCAAAATAATGGTTTTAAAAATCCCAATTATCATTGGAACCAAAATTATGGATATGCAGAAGTTTTTCTGAGGATTCCTGAACTGGGATATTTCACTGTTGAACTTGGTGATCAATCCATTTCAAATAATTCCGGAAAATACCGTTTCTTTGATTTGCAATCCGGGAGAATGCCCATATCAATTTATGATAATGGATTTTTAATTTACAGATCGACTCTGATGTTAAGGAATAACAACAGATTGGTACTCGATTTTTTTACCAATGAAGGTTTATATTTATTGGATTCTTACCCGGTTCAGGACGGATCTTATGGCTTCAACGACTGGAATGATATATGGAATAACCCTTATGGTAATCAATCCGGAAACTGGAATCAACCAGGCAATACTATGGATGCCCGCACATTCAGCCAATTTTTTGAAATGCTTCAGAATAATGAGAAATTTGATGACGGTAAAATAGCATTGATTAATCAGCAGATGCGTACTTCTTTTTTTACTTCACAGCAGATAAGGGATCTTGTAAAGTCGTTGAGTTTTGATAAGAATAAATTGACCCTGGCGAAATCTATGTACCGAAAATGTGCAGATAAGAACAGGTATTTCATGGTGTATGATGCTTTTGATTTCGAAAGCAGTAAGCGGGAATTAATGGAATATATAGCAAACTCATAA
- a CDS encoding T9SS type B sorting domain-containing protein: MRKILFLLSVFTYGLTFSQTKAIQDNQYFFYENKGQIVDQDGKENTDVKYLYNSAGLNVQLRSNGFSYDVYETKKTSNPNSQKFKKDKSLNAKTYYEDEFLYEHLFHRVDIELLNSNKSVSIIAEGKSYDFDNYYNIPNNSEGITNVHKFQKIVYKNIYSNIDLVFFKPKDTMKPIEYNFIINPGGKISDIKMKFSGAPTSIKDGKLILDMRFGKMQENIPNSWIKNKNINVSIPVSFNDIGNQTFSFNTPIDISTKTIIIDPVPTRIWGSHAGGTGDDYGRIKTDSQNKGYLFGTTSSYTNFATSGTYQQNLAGGLDSFLMKLTPSGQRLWGTYYGFGMTDVFMDVDFDEDFSIYAGGTIQRGPYNENIVLVKFDNNGALVFQKEFVSSRQDKLYSVSYNQNKIYIGGDAFSSDFPTLNAMQPTKSTPLGYTDGILASLNSTTGNVDWATYFGQSDGSTSIFNIFSSNNDLEIIGATQSSNIPMINAFQSIKGGESDGIYIKLSKQGNTILRSSYYGNAGSELVLKARIVNNILILPGKYTTTAFPQGQPGIWRVNLANNTVTKNYFNFHGDPQLLAYPDTSGNVFFTGLHFNGLPDISTPGAYMGMPAQYNSTFLIKYNQNDVKEWGTYYTGNGATQQGEVTKDNDDAIYLTGMSGGNTSGIATPGTFQQLPGGGNDIFIAKFKDCTSAATVTSNSPVCINSSIQLHATGGTTYSWTGPNGFSSTQQNPVISNATAANAGTYICQVSGSGGCDGSFTVNVIVGDTVAPVPNIANMPDVTGDCHTVISTFPTATDNCAGIITATTTDPLSYSVPGTYIIHWTYNDGHGNTATQNQNVIITSPALPATQNLQQTFCATNQPKVSDIQIIGQNIKWYDASGNLLPLNTGLVSGQTYYASQTINNCESNKIAIQVTVNSTPKPAANATQDFCASANPTLANLAVTGASLVFYNAGGNILPLSTPLVHGQTYFVTQTLNGCESEKQSIAVTLSINNVPAQDVTDALCNTSTGTTMAINLHSYEGNIISNPQNYTFTYTDSAGNTIPNPSVYMMSIGSSVIHVKVSTPDGCFIVIRLSLTLNPKPKISLPENIDFCKGKILTLDAGSGFASYLWNTGATTQTIVVSVPGNYSVKVTNSFGCESIANTQVSYSVLAEIVSVTIANSSATVLLSASGNYEYSLDNVTWQDSNVFNNLSMGEYTVYVRTKSGCIIGQKNFSIFNIPNAITPNGDGINDKWKIRGLENYTGTEVGIYDRRGIPVFKDIISKKPFEWDGKYNSLPLPTGSYWYIIKVSDGRLYNGWILIKNRE; encoded by the coding sequence ATGCGGAAAATTTTATTTCTTTTATCAGTGTTCACTTATGGACTCACATTTTCTCAAACCAAAGCTATACAGGATAATCAGTATTTTTTTTACGAAAACAAAGGCCAGATTGTTGATCAGGATGGAAAAGAAAACACTGATGTAAAATATTTGTACAATTCAGCAGGGCTGAATGTTCAACTTCGATCTAATGGGTTTTCTTATGATGTATACGAAACGAAAAAGACATCCAATCCTAATTCCCAAAAATTTAAAAAAGATAAATCTTTAAACGCTAAAACATATTATGAGGATGAATTCCTTTACGAACATTTATTTCATAGAGTTGATATTGAATTACTAAATTCAAATAAAAGTGTTTCAATTATTGCGGAGGGAAAATCTTATGATTTTGACAATTATTACAACATTCCCAATAATTCTGAAGGAATAACCAATGTTCACAAGTTTCAAAAAATAGTATACAAGAATATTTATTCAAATATTGATTTGGTATTTTTTAAACCAAAAGATACTATGAAGCCCATTGAATACAATTTTATTATCAATCCAGGCGGAAAAATTTCAGACATAAAAATGAAATTTAGTGGAGCTCCAACCTCAATTAAAGATGGTAAGCTTATCTTGGATATGCGTTTTGGAAAAATGCAGGAAAATATTCCCAACAGTTGGATTAAAAACAAGAATATAAATGTAAGTATTCCCGTTTCTTTTAATGATATTGGTAATCAAACTTTTAGCTTTAATACTCCAATTGACATTTCCACTAAAACTATTATCATTGATCCGGTTCCAACAAGAATCTGGGGAAGCCATGCAGGTGGAACAGGTGATGATTATGGTAGAATAAAAACTGATAGTCAAAATAAAGGTTACTTATTTGGTACTACCAGTAGCTATACTAATTTTGCTACTTCAGGTACCTATCAACAGAATCTTGCCGGTGGACTTGACTCTTTTTTAATGAAGTTGACACCAAGCGGACAAAGACTTTGGGGAACATATTATGGTTTTGGAATGACTGATGTTTTCATGGATGTTGATTTTGACGAAGATTTTAGTATTTATGCCGGGGGAACTATTCAAAGAGGACCATACAATGAAAATATTGTTTTAGTAAAATTTGACAATAATGGAGCTCTTGTCTTTCAAAAAGAATTTGTTTCCAGCAGACAAGACAAGCTTTATTCCGTTTCTTATAATCAAAATAAGATATATATCGGAGGAGATGCTTTCAGTTCTGATTTCCCAACTCTGAATGCAATGCAACCAACAAAATCTACACCTCTTGGATATACAGATGGAATTTTAGCCTCTTTAAATTCAACAACAGGTAATGTAGATTGGGCAACTTATTTTGGGCAAAGTGATGGTTCAACTTCTATTTTCAATATTTTTTCTTCAAATAATGATCTTGAAATAATTGGAGCTACACAATCTTCAAATATCCCCATGATTAATGCCTTTCAATCTATAAAAGGTGGAGAATCAGACGGAATCTATATTAAATTATCGAAACAAGGAAACACCATTCTTCGATCAAGCTATTATGGAAACGCAGGATCTGAACTTGTGTTAAAAGCAAGAATTGTAAATAATATTTTAATTCTTCCGGGAAAATATACTACAACTGCTTTTCCTCAGGGGCAGCCAGGAATTTGGCGGGTTAACCTAGCGAATAATACCGTTACAAAAAACTACTTTAATTTTCATGGAGATCCTCAATTATTAGCATATCCTGACACTTCGGGAAATGTTTTCTTCACAGGTTTACATTTCAATGGCCTGCCGGATATATCGACTCCCGGTGCCTATATGGGAATGCCGGCACAATATAATTCTACATTTTTAATTAAATATAACCAAAATGATGTAAAGGAATGGGGTACTTATTATACAGGAAATGGTGCGACACAACAAGGAGAGGTAACAAAAGATAATGATGATGCGATTTATTTAACAGGAATGTCAGGTGGAAATACATCAGGTATCGCAACCCCTGGAACATTTCAGCAATTACCTGGTGGTGGAAACGATATTTTTATTGCTAAATTTAAGGATTGTACATCAGCCGCTACAGTAACCTCAAACTCTCCTGTTTGTATCAATTCTTCCATCCAATTACATGCAACCGGGGGAACAACATACAGCTGGACCGGACCTAATGGATTTAGTTCTACCCAACAAAATCCTGTTATTTCAAATGCTACAGCGGCTAATGCAGGGACATATATTTGTCAGGTATCAGGGTCAGGCGGTTGTGACGGAAGCTTCACTGTAAATGTAATCGTTGGAGATACTGTTGCACCGGTTCCAAATATTGCCAATATGCCGGATGTCACAGGAGATTGCCATACTGTAATTTCAACTTTCCCAACAGCAACTGATAATTGCGCAGGAATTATTACAGCAACCACCACAGATCCGCTTTCTTATTCTGTTCCGGGAACTTATATAATCCACTGGACTTATAATGATGGTCATGGAAATACGGCAACACAAAACCAAAATGTAATTATAACCTCTCCGGCTCTCCCTGCAACACAAAATTTACAACAAACATTTTGCGCTACTAATCAGCCAAAAGTTTCAGATATTCAGATCATTGGTCAGAATATAAAATGGTATGATGCATCAGGAAACCTTTTACCTTTAAATACAGGGCTTGTAAGCGGGCAAACCTATTATGCTTCACAAACCATTAACAACTGTGAAAGCAACAAAATAGCAATTCAGGTGACGGTTAATTCCACTCCTAAGCCAGCAGCAAATGCTACCCAGGATTTTTGTGCCTCTGCCAATCCTACGTTAGCTAATCTGGCTGTTACGGGAGCATCACTTGTGTTTTACAATGCGGGAGGGAATATTTTACCTCTCAGTACACCGCTGGTACATGGACAAACATATTTTGTCACTCAAACATTGAACGGGTGCGAATCTGAAAAGCAATCCATAGCTGTTACATTGTCCATCAATAATGTTCCGGCTCAGGATGTCACAGATGCTTTATGCAATACTTCTACCGGAACAACAATGGCTATTAATCTTCATTCGTATGAAGGAAATATTATTTCTAACCCGCAAAACTACACTTTTACTTATACAGATAGTGCAGGAAATACAATTCCAAATCCTTCAGTTTATATGATGAGCATTGGCTCAAGTGTTATTCATGTAAAAGTATCTACCCCCGATGGATGTTTTATAGTGATACGATTAAGCTTAACATTAAATCCAAAGCCTAAAATCAGTCTTCCAGAAAATATTGATTTTTGCAAGGGAAAAATATTAACACTCGATGCAGGAAGCGGATTTGCTTCTTATCTATGGAATACAGGAGCTACAACACAGACAATTGTAGTATCCGTTCCCGGAAACTATTCTGTGAAAGTAACCAACAGTTTCGGATGTGAAAGCATTGCAAATACGCAGGTTAGCTATTCTGTTTTAGCTGAGATCGTTTCTGTAACAATTGCTAATAGTTCTGCAACTGTTTTACTTTCAGCTAGTGGAAACTATGAATATTCACTGGACAATGTGACATGGCAGGATTCCAATGTCTTTAATAATTTAAGCATGGGAGAATATACTGTTTATGTAAGAACAAAATCAGGTTGTATCATTGGCCAGAAAAACTTTTCTATCTTCAATATTCCTAATGCAATTACTCCTAATGGTGATGGGATCAACGATAAATGGAAGATAAGAGGCCTTGAAAATTATACAGGAACTGAAGTCGGCATCTATGATAGAAGAGGTATTCCGGTATTCAAAGATATCATCAGTAAAAAACCTTTTGAATGGGACGGAAAATACAATTCATTACCATTGCCTACAGGAAGCTATTGGTACATTATAAAGGTTTCGGATGGGAGATTATACAATGGTTGGATATTGATTAAGAACAGAGAATAA
- a CDS encoding cupin domain-containing protein, which produces MEKIIKSFAIAILMVNSVALMAQNTQLSRKELLKTGLDQKVKTAEIQEVTIAAGIAAPEHLHPCPVLGIIKSGDAVFQIEGQQKIILHEGDAFYEPKNVKILHFDNASAEKPLIFSAIYLKEGNEENIKLLK; this is translated from the coding sequence ATGGAGAAAATAATTAAATCGTTTGCAATAGCTATTTTGATGGTGAATTCTGTAGCTCTTATGGCTCAGAACACCCAGCTTTCCAGAAAAGAGTTGCTAAAAACAGGTCTTGATCAGAAAGTTAAAACTGCGGAAATTCAGGAGGTCACAATAGCTGCAGGCATAGCGGCACCGGAGCATCTGCATCCTTGTCCGGTATTGGGAATAATAAAATCAGGAGATGCTGTTTTTCAGATAGAAGGACAGCAAAAAATAATACTCCATGAGGGGGATGCTTTTTATGAACCAAAAAACGTTAAAATTCTTCATTTTGATAATGCATCAGCTGAAAAACCACTCATTTTTTCAGCAATTTATTTAAAAGAAGGAAATGAAGAAAATATCAAACTATTGAAATAA
- the lpdA gene encoding dihydrolipoyl dehydrogenase, with protein sequence MSQFDVTVIGSGPGGYVAAIRAAQLGFKTAIIEKYSTLGGTCLNVGCIPSKALLDSSEHFENAKHNFAGHGIIINDPQVDIARIIERKNEVVKQNTDGINYLMSKNKITVFEGVGSFESATQIKISKKDGSSETIDSKYTIIATGSKPSSLPFITLDKERVITSTEALNLKEIPKHLVVIGGGVIGLELGSVYLRLGSQVTVVEFMDKIIPGMDGALSKELLKVLKKQGMKFMLSTAVSAVERNGDSVKITAKDKKGEEITVEGDYCLVSVGRKPYTDGLGLEKAGVELDERGRVKVNDHLQTNVANIYAIGDVVKGAMLAHKAEEEGVFVAETLAGQKPHINYNLIPGVVYTWPEVAGVGKTEEQLKEEGVAIKVGSFPMRALGRSRASGDIDGLLKIIADEKTDEVLGMHIIGARAADLIAEGVIAMEFRASAEDIARSSHAHPTYAEAVKEAALDATGKRPIHM encoded by the coding sequence ATGAGTCAATTCGATGTTACCGTAATAGGTTCTGGTCCTGGTGGTTATGTTGCTGCAATTCGTGCTGCGCAATTAGGCTTCAAAACAGCAATTATTGAAAAATATTCAACTTTAGGCGGAACTTGTCTTAACGTTGGATGTATTCCTTCTAAAGCACTTTTAGATAGTTCCGAGCATTTCGAAAACGCAAAACATAATTTTGCAGGTCACGGAATCATTATCAATGATCCTCAAGTAGATATTGCAAGAATTATCGAGCGTAAAAATGAAGTGGTAAAGCAAAATACAGATGGGATCAACTATCTGATGAGCAAAAACAAAATTACTGTTTTTGAAGGTGTTGGAAGTTTTGAATCAGCTACTCAGATTAAAATCAGCAAGAAAGATGGTTCTTCAGAAACTATCGATTCCAAATATACAATCATTGCAACAGGTTCCAAGCCATCTTCATTGCCTTTTATTACGCTTGACAAGGAAAGAGTAATTACTTCTACTGAAGCTTTGAATCTTAAAGAAATTCCTAAGCATTTGGTAGTTATCGGAGGTGGGGTAATCGGTCTTGAGCTAGGTTCAGTATATTTAAGATTAGGATCTCAGGTTACTGTTGTTGAATTTATGGATAAGATCATTCCTGGAATGGATGGAGCATTAAGTAAAGAATTACTGAAAGTTCTTAAGAAGCAGGGAATGAAATTCATGCTTTCTACAGCTGTTTCTGCTGTTGAGAGAAATGGAGACTCTGTAAAAATTACAGCTAAAGATAAAAAAGGAGAGGAAATTACTGTTGAAGGAGACTATTGTTTGGTTTCTGTGGGTAGAAAGCCTTATACAGATGGTTTAGGTCTTGAGAAGGCTGGAGTAGAGCTTGATGAAAGAGGCAGAGTAAAGGTAAATGATCATTTACAGACCAATGTTGCCAATATCTATGCGATCGGAGATGTGGTTAAAGGGGCTATGTTAGCACATAAAGCTGAAGAAGAAGGCGTATTTGTTGCTGAAACTTTAGCAGGTCAAAAGCCACACATTAACTACAATCTTATTCCTGGTGTAGTATATACATGGCCTGAAGTTGCCGGAGTTGGTAAAACTGAAGAGCAATTAAAAGAAGAAGGTGTTGCTATTAAAGTAGGTTCATTCCCAATGAGAGCATTAGGAAGAAGCCGTGCAAGTGGTGATATTGACGGATTGTTAAAAATCATTGCTGATGAGAAGACAGATGAGGTTTTAGGAATGCATATCATCGGAGCAAGAGCCGCAGATTTAATTGCTGAAGGTGTAATTGCTATGGAATTCCGTGCAAGTGCAGAAGATATTGCAAGAAGTTCTCACGCTCACCCAACGTATGCTGAAGCTGTTAAGGAAGCGGCATTGGATGCTACAGGTAAGAGACCAATTCATATGTAG
- a CDS encoding S1-like domain-containing RNA-binding protein, whose protein sequence is MQLGRTQTLKISEKNNSGWILIDESGEKAFLPKVFAQEDKEIEDEIEVFVYQDDGKLKATTEIPLAEVGEYAVMTSVQSLPSGAFMDWGIIKDLFIPYKQQKSKIIEGKRYLVYLYVDEDLELITGTTKFKRNPQYENLPFQKGDKVDLIMMNESELGWNVVINKKYIGLVYASDVFKKLYPLSEEKGYIKAIREDGKIDVSLQPEGFENIDEFKQKILTKLEENYGLLYLSDKSTPEEIKDEIQMSKKNFKKAIGGLYKDKIIDIMEDKIRLL, encoded by the coding sequence ATGCAACTCGGAAGAACTCAAACTTTAAAAATTTCAGAAAAAAATAATTCAGGATGGATCCTGATCGATGAATCGGGTGAAAAGGCTTTTTTACCAAAGGTTTTCGCTCAGGAAGATAAGGAAATTGAGGATGAAATTGAAGTTTTTGTGTATCAGGATGATGGTAAATTAAAAGCCACTACTGAAATTCCATTGGCTGAAGTAGGAGAGTATGCAGTAATGACCAGTGTTCAGAGTTTACCTAGTGGTGCTTTTATGGATTGGGGAATTATTAAAGATTTATTCATTCCTTATAAGCAACAAAAATCCAAAATTATTGAAGGCAAGAGATATCTGGTATATCTTTATGTAGATGAGGATCTGGAACTGATCACAGGAACAACAAAGTTTAAAAGAAACCCTCAATATGAAAATCTGCCCTTCCAGAAAGGAGATAAAGTAGATCTGATCATGATGAATGAAAGTGAACTGGGTTGGAATGTTGTCATCAATAAAAAATACATAGGATTGGTCTATGCTTCTGATGTTTTCAAAAAGCTATATCCGTTATCTGAAGAAAAAGGCTACATTAAAGCCATTCGTGAAGACGGTAAGATTGACGTTTCCTTACAGCCTGAAGGTTTTGAAAATATTGATGAGTTTAAGCAAAAAATCCTTACCAAATTAGAGGAGAACTATGGTCTTCTTTACCTATCTGATAAATCTACTCCAGAGGAGATCAAAGATGAAATCCAGATGAGTAAAAAGAACTTCAAGAAAGCAATCGGAGGTCTTTATAAAGATAAGATCATCGATATTATGGAGGATAAGATCAGATTATTATAA
- a CDS encoding TetR/AcrR family transcriptional regulator: MSNQAKKDQTQELIKETAKHLFFVKGKFDATTQEIADEAGVNRTLINYYFRSRDNLMQIVFNEAQKVEQEKSKIIQNSDLPFKEKISQFIEGSLSTSLQYPYLETYIVSQINKGNCHKKDIEEDDLKKMYEDIETEMEAGNIERMKPIQFILNMVSLLVFPSAIRPLLMENLMISDKEFDKIISERKEIILNILFKN, from the coding sequence ATGTCAAATCAAGCAAAAAAAGACCAAACACAAGAATTGATCAAAGAAACTGCGAAGCACCTATTCTTTGTGAAAGGGAAGTTTGATGCTACTACGCAAGAGATTGCAGATGAAGCCGGAGTGAATAGAACGCTTATTAATTACTATTTCCGTTCCAGAGATAATCTAATGCAGATTGTATTTAATGAAGCGCAAAAAGTAGAACAAGAGAAATCTAAAATTATACAGAATTCCGATCTGCCTTTTAAAGAGAAAATAAGCCAGTTTATAGAAGGCAGCTTATCAACAAGCCTTCAGTATCCTTATCTGGAAACTTATATTGTTTCACAGATCAATAAAGGGAATTGTCACAAGAAGGATATAGAAGAAGATGATTTGAAAAAGATGTATGAAGACATTGAAACGGAAATGGAAGCAGGAAATATAGAGAGAATGAAACCTATCCAATTTATTCTGAATATGGTTTCTTTATTGGTATTTCCCAGCGCAATACGTCCTCTTTTGATGGAGAATCTAATGATCAGTGATAAAGAATTTGATAAGATCATATCAGAGAGAAAAGAGATCATACTGAATATTTTATTTAAAAATTAG
- a CDS encoding arylamine N-acetyltransferase produces the protein MERSELELYLKRLGTYWNHEDNGELKGLQKLHQLHPKHIVFENIDSFMGIVPSLDIGAIFHKLVTLQRGGYCYEQNILFKNILTSLGFTIKMHLARVLWNSANDKATARSHMMLTTDIKGLKYLVDVGFGSMTLTSPILLQANIEQETPNGVFRLVNNDIFYQLEVLKEEWLPIYKFSLEEVEQPDLEMANWFVATGPDSVFVKSLMISSVDEKSRYSLFNHAFTIRGNDGRKESLEITKPDQLRFILATHFNLDKLSDQLLSTMYNKLNEIRIRFHTT, from the coding sequence ATGGAAAGATCAGAATTGGAATTGTATTTAAAACGGTTGGGAACGTACTGGAACCATGAAGATAACGGCGAGCTGAAAGGCTTGCAGAAATTACATCAGTTACATCCTAAACATATTGTATTTGAAAATATTGATTCTTTCATGGGCATCGTTCCTTCTTTAGACATAGGTGCCATTTTCCATAAACTGGTTACACTTCAAAGAGGTGGATACTGTTATGAACAAAATATACTGTTTAAAAATATCCTGACGAGCTTAGGGTTTACTATCAAAATGCATCTGGCCAGAGTCCTGTGGAATAGTGCCAATGATAAAGCAACGGCAAGATCACACATGATGCTCACTACGGATATTAAGGGTCTAAAATACCTTGTAGACGTGGGTTTCGGTTCAATGACGCTTACCTCACCCATATTACTTCAGGCAAATATAGAGCAGGAAACTCCAAATGGAGTGTTTCGATTGGTTAACAATGACATTTTTTATCAGTTGGAAGTTTTGAAGGAAGAATGGCTTCCGATCTATAAATTTTCACTTGAAGAAGTGGAGCAGCCTGACCTGGAAATGGCAAATTGGTTTGTGGCCACTGGACCTGATTCTGTATTTGTTAAATCTCTTATGATTTCCAGTGTAGATGAAAAATCCAGATATTCCCTTTTTAATCATGCATTCACTATACGCGGAAATGATGGAAGAAAAGAAAGTCTTGAAATTACTAAGCCTGATCAATTAAGGTTTATCCTGGCCACACATTTTAATCTTGACAAGCTTTCGGATCAATTATTAAGCACAATGTATAACAAGCTGAACGAAATCCGGATTCGTTTTCATACAACTTAA